A stretch of the Acanthopagrus latus isolate v.2019 chromosome 9, fAcaLat1.1, whole genome shotgun sequence genome encodes the following:
- the ppp2r3b gene encoding serine/threonine-protein phosphatase 2A regulatory subunit B'' subunit beta isoform X1 yields MPSPQVLQPVLKMKVDELFLNWLSDPATQSLLKDYLDLIKGGQHIDLNSGNTQDKRSLTFNENNNVASQRNLAEKKPAPLSTPCSPPNTSTLPSGSSSNTRVTGPNGRVLRRSVSTKKAQVRTKEPVTTALSESIPKFHFPQGRPQANLNIDSLISKIEKIFSQFPNERATIEDMGQVAKACECPLYWKMPLFCSAGGDRTGFVSVHKFVAMWRKTLQTCHDDASKFVHLLAKPGCNYLEQDDFIPFLQDVVNSHAGLAFLKEAPDFHSRYITTVIQRIFYNVNRSWTGKITYSELRKSNFLQNLALLEQEEDVNQLTEFFSYEHFYVIYCKFWELDTDHDLYIDQKDLAQHNDQAISHKMIERIFSGTVTRDRRVYKEGRLSYADFVWFLISEEDKKTDTSIEYWFRCMDLDGDGVLSMYELEYFYDEQCQKLETMAIEPLPFEDCLCQMLDLVKPEVEGKITLRDLKRCKLSHIFFDTFFNIEKYLDHEQKDPFSVIREVETDQEISDWEKYAAEEYDILVAEEAANEQCNDVYENPLSPIGQHISNELGLTKRHFFEIPSPHCNLDLDEYEYEDDFE; encoded by the exons ATGCCTTCACCACAAGTGCTACAGCCGGTTCTTAAAATGAAGGTGGATGAGCTCTTTCTCAACTGGCTGAGCGATCCTGCCACACAGTCACTACTCAAAGATTATCTTGACCTAATCAAAGGTGGACAGCACATTGATTTGAACAGTGGCAACACACAGGACAAGAGGTCGTTGACCTTCAATGAGAACAACAATGTGGCATCCCAAAGGAACCTGGCAGAGAAGAAGCCTGCTCCGCTCAGCACTCCCTGCAGCCCACCTAATACCAGTACCCTGCCCTCTGGCAGTAGCAGCAATACTAGAGTGACCGGACCCAACGGCAGAGTACTGCGGAGATCTGTCAGCACAAAAAAG gcCCAGGTGAGGACGAAGGAGCCTGTCACCACAGCGCTGAGTGAAAGCATTCCAAAGTTTCACTTCCCACAGGGCCGGCCCCAAGCCAACCTCAACATCGACAGCCTCATTTCCAAAATTGAGAAAATATTTTCCCAATTCCCAAATGAAAGGGCCACCATTGAGGACATGGGCCAGGTTGCCAAG GCCTGTGAGTGCCCTCTTTACTGGAAAATGCCATTGTTCTGCTCGGCTGGAGGCGACAGGACCGGCTTCGTGTCCGTTCACAAGTTCGTGGCTATGTGGAGAAA aACTCTGCAGACCTGTCATGATGACGCTTCTAAATTTGTGCACCTTTTGGCCAAGCCTGGCTGTAATTACCTGGAACAAGACGACTTTATTCCATTCCTGCAG GATGTGGTGAACTCACATGCAGGCCTGGCCTTTCTAAAGGAGGCACCAGACTTTCACTCACGATACATCACCACG gtgattcAGAGGATATTCTACAATGTGAATCGGTCATGGACTGGAAAAATTACGTATTCTGAGCTCAGAAAAAGTAACTTTCTTCAG AATTTGGCATTGCTTGAGCAGGAAGAAGACGTGAACCAGCTCACAGAGTTCTTCTCCTATGAACATTTCTACGTTATCTACTGCAAGTTCTGGGAGCTGGACACAGACCATGACCTCTACATTGACCAGAAGGACCTGGCACAGCACAATGACCAAG ccaTCTCCCATAAGATGATTGAGAGAATATTCTCAGGAACAGTAACAAG agacagacgggtgtATAAGGAAGGTCGGCTGAGTTATGCTGATTTTGTTTGGTTCCTTATCTctgaggaggacaagaagaCGGACACCAG TATAGAGTACTGGTTTCGCTGTATGGACCTGGATGGGGACGGGGTGCTCAGCATGTATGAGCTGGAGTACTTCTACGACGAGCAGTGTCAGAAGCTGGAGACCATGGCTATCGAGCCCCTTCCTTTCGAGGACTGCCTCTGCCAAATGCTTGACCTTGTCAAGCCTGAGGTCGAAG GTAAAATCACTCTGCGGGACCTTAAAAGGTGCAAATTGTCCCATATCTTCTTTGACACGTTCTTCAACATAGAGAAGTACCTGGACCACGAGCAGAAGGACCCATTCTCTGTTATAAGG GAGGTGGAGACAGACCAGGAGATCTCAGACTGGGAGAAATATGCTGCTGAGGAGTACGACATCCTTGTGGCTGAGGAGGCTGCCAACGAGCAGTGCAATGATGT gtATGAAAATCCTTTGAGCCCTATAGGGCAGCATATCTCCAATGAGCTGGGTCTGACAAAGAGACACTTCTTTGAGATCCCTAGTCCACATTGCAACCTGGACCTGGACgaatatgaatatgaagatGATTTTGAATGA
- the ppp2r3b gene encoding serine/threonine-protein phosphatase 2A regulatory subunit B'' subunit beta isoform X3, with the protein MRMRELSLRQDPDLRKELAQLARGCDFVLPSRFKKRLRAFQQGQAQVRTKEPVTTALSESIPKFHFPQGRPQANLNIDSLISKIEKIFSQFPNERATIEDMGQVAKACECPLYWKMPLFCSAGGDRTGFVSVHKFVAMWRKTLQTCHDDASKFVHLLAKPGCNYLEQDDFIPFLQDVVNSHAGLAFLKEAPDFHSRYITTVIQRIFYNVNRSWTGKITYSELRKSNFLQNLALLEQEEDVNQLTEFFSYEHFYVIYCKFWELDTDHDLYIDQKDLAQHNDQAISHKMIERIFSGTVTRDRRVYKEGRLSYADFVWFLISEEDKKTDTSIEYWFRCMDLDGDGVLSMYELEYFYDEQCQKLETMAIEPLPFEDCLCQMLDLVKPEVEGKITLRDLKRCKLSHIFFDTFFNIEKYLDHEQKDPFSVIREVETDQEISDWEKYAAEEYDILVAEEAANEQCNDVYENPLSPIGQHISNELGLTKRHFFEIPSPHCNLDLDEYEYEDDFE; encoded by the exons atgaggatgagggagCTGTCTCTGCGTCAGGACCCTGACCTAAGGAAGGAGTTGGCTCAGCTGGCACGTGGCTGTGACTTTGTTCTGCCCTCTCGATTCAAGAAGAGGCTCAGAGCCTTCCAGCAAGGACAG gcCCAGGTGAGGACGAAGGAGCCTGTCACCACAGCGCTGAGTGAAAGCATTCCAAAGTTTCACTTCCCACAGGGCCGGCCCCAAGCCAACCTCAACATCGACAGCCTCATTTCCAAAATTGAGAAAATATTTTCCCAATTCCCAAATGAAAGGGCCACCATTGAGGACATGGGCCAGGTTGCCAAG GCCTGTGAGTGCCCTCTTTACTGGAAAATGCCATTGTTCTGCTCGGCTGGAGGCGACAGGACCGGCTTCGTGTCCGTTCACAAGTTCGTGGCTATGTGGAGAAA aACTCTGCAGACCTGTCATGATGACGCTTCTAAATTTGTGCACCTTTTGGCCAAGCCTGGCTGTAATTACCTGGAACAAGACGACTTTATTCCATTCCTGCAG GATGTGGTGAACTCACATGCAGGCCTGGCCTTTCTAAAGGAGGCACCAGACTTTCACTCACGATACATCACCACG gtgattcAGAGGATATTCTACAATGTGAATCGGTCATGGACTGGAAAAATTACGTATTCTGAGCTCAGAAAAAGTAACTTTCTTCAG AATTTGGCATTGCTTGAGCAGGAAGAAGACGTGAACCAGCTCACAGAGTTCTTCTCCTATGAACATTTCTACGTTATCTACTGCAAGTTCTGGGAGCTGGACACAGACCATGACCTCTACATTGACCAGAAGGACCTGGCACAGCACAATGACCAAG ccaTCTCCCATAAGATGATTGAGAGAATATTCTCAGGAACAGTAACAAG agacagacgggtgtATAAGGAAGGTCGGCTGAGTTATGCTGATTTTGTTTGGTTCCTTATCTctgaggaggacaagaagaCGGACACCAG TATAGAGTACTGGTTTCGCTGTATGGACCTGGATGGGGACGGGGTGCTCAGCATGTATGAGCTGGAGTACTTCTACGACGAGCAGTGTCAGAAGCTGGAGACCATGGCTATCGAGCCCCTTCCTTTCGAGGACTGCCTCTGCCAAATGCTTGACCTTGTCAAGCCTGAGGTCGAAG GTAAAATCACTCTGCGGGACCTTAAAAGGTGCAAATTGTCCCATATCTTCTTTGACACGTTCTTCAACATAGAGAAGTACCTGGACCACGAGCAGAAGGACCCATTCTCTGTTATAAGG GAGGTGGAGACAGACCAGGAGATCTCAGACTGGGAGAAATATGCTGCTGAGGAGTACGACATCCTTGTGGCTGAGGAGGCTGCCAACGAGCAGTGCAATGATGT gtATGAAAATCCTTTGAGCCCTATAGGGCAGCATATCTCCAATGAGCTGGGTCTGACAAAGAGACACTTCTTTGAGATCCCTAGTCCACATTGCAACCTGGACCTGGACgaatatgaatatgaagatGATTTTGAATGA
- the ppp2r3b gene encoding serine/threonine-protein phosphatase 2A regulatory subunit B'' subunit beta isoform X2, with the protein MPSPQVLQPVLKMKVDELFLNWLSDPATQSLLKDYLDLIKGGQHIDLNSGNTQDKRSLTFNENNNVASQRNLAEKKPAPLSTPCSPPNTSTLPSGSSSNTRVTGPNGRVLRRSVSTKKAQVRTKEPVTTALSESIPKFHFPQGRPQANLNIDSLISKIEKIFSQFPNERATIEDMGQVAKACECPLYWKMPLFCSAGGDRTGFVSVHKFVAMWRKTLQTCHDDASKFVHLLAKPGCNYLEQDDFIPFLQDVVNSHAGLAFLKEAPDFHSRYITTVIQRIFYNVNRSWTGKITYSELRKSNFLQNLALLEQEEDVNQLTEFFSYEHFYVIYCKFWELDTDHDLYIDQKDLAQHNDQAISHKMIERIFSGTVTRDRRVYKEGRLSYADFVWFLISEEDKKTDTSIEYWFRCMDLDGDGVLSMYELEYFYDEQCQKLETMAIEPLPFEDCLCQMLDLVKPEVEGKITLRDLKRCKLSHIFFDTFFNIEKYLDHEQKDPFSVIREVETDQEISDWEKYAAEEYDILVAEEAANEQCNDVNTTDF; encoded by the exons ATGCCTTCACCACAAGTGCTACAGCCGGTTCTTAAAATGAAGGTGGATGAGCTCTTTCTCAACTGGCTGAGCGATCCTGCCACACAGTCACTACTCAAAGATTATCTTGACCTAATCAAAGGTGGACAGCACATTGATTTGAACAGTGGCAACACACAGGACAAGAGGTCGTTGACCTTCAATGAGAACAACAATGTGGCATCCCAAAGGAACCTGGCAGAGAAGAAGCCTGCTCCGCTCAGCACTCCCTGCAGCCCACCTAATACCAGTACCCTGCCCTCTGGCAGTAGCAGCAATACTAGAGTGACCGGACCCAACGGCAGAGTACTGCGGAGATCTGTCAGCACAAAAAAG gcCCAGGTGAGGACGAAGGAGCCTGTCACCACAGCGCTGAGTGAAAGCATTCCAAAGTTTCACTTCCCACAGGGCCGGCCCCAAGCCAACCTCAACATCGACAGCCTCATTTCCAAAATTGAGAAAATATTTTCCCAATTCCCAAATGAAAGGGCCACCATTGAGGACATGGGCCAGGTTGCCAAG GCCTGTGAGTGCCCTCTTTACTGGAAAATGCCATTGTTCTGCTCGGCTGGAGGCGACAGGACCGGCTTCGTGTCCGTTCACAAGTTCGTGGCTATGTGGAGAAA aACTCTGCAGACCTGTCATGATGACGCTTCTAAATTTGTGCACCTTTTGGCCAAGCCTGGCTGTAATTACCTGGAACAAGACGACTTTATTCCATTCCTGCAG GATGTGGTGAACTCACATGCAGGCCTGGCCTTTCTAAAGGAGGCACCAGACTTTCACTCACGATACATCACCACG gtgattcAGAGGATATTCTACAATGTGAATCGGTCATGGACTGGAAAAATTACGTATTCTGAGCTCAGAAAAAGTAACTTTCTTCAG AATTTGGCATTGCTTGAGCAGGAAGAAGACGTGAACCAGCTCACAGAGTTCTTCTCCTATGAACATTTCTACGTTATCTACTGCAAGTTCTGGGAGCTGGACACAGACCATGACCTCTACATTGACCAGAAGGACCTGGCACAGCACAATGACCAAG ccaTCTCCCATAAGATGATTGAGAGAATATTCTCAGGAACAGTAACAAG agacagacgggtgtATAAGGAAGGTCGGCTGAGTTATGCTGATTTTGTTTGGTTCCTTATCTctgaggaggacaagaagaCGGACACCAG TATAGAGTACTGGTTTCGCTGTATGGACCTGGATGGGGACGGGGTGCTCAGCATGTATGAGCTGGAGTACTTCTACGACGAGCAGTGTCAGAAGCTGGAGACCATGGCTATCGAGCCCCTTCCTTTCGAGGACTGCCTCTGCCAAATGCTTGACCTTGTCAAGCCTGAGGTCGAAG GTAAAATCACTCTGCGGGACCTTAAAAGGTGCAAATTGTCCCATATCTTCTTTGACACGTTCTTCAACATAGAGAAGTACCTGGACCACGAGCAGAAGGACCCATTCTCTGTTATAAGG GAGGTGGAGACAGACCAGGAGATCTCAGACTGGGAGAAATATGCTGCTGAGGAGTACGACATCCTTGTGGCTGAGGAGGCTGCCAACGAGCAGTGCAATGATGT GAACACCACTGACTTCTAA